The Legionella lansingensis DNA window CTTTTCCATCTGGTTTTAAAGCATGGTAAATATTCTGAAAAGCTGTCTCAATGTCAGAAAGACACCATTGCAAGCACCAAAATGATACAATGTAATCAAATTGCTGATTGAATTCCATCGTTAATACATTACCCTTTTGCCAGCTTGCATTAGGATAATTCGCCATTTCTTTTCTGGCTAATTTCAGCATATTCTCAGAAGTATCTATTCCAAGAAACAAGCCTTGAGGAATTTTATCTATAACTTTACTGCTGAAAGCACCATTACCGCATCCGATATCCAATACACGATCAGTCGGTTTTATTGTTAAATACTGTAAATAGTTATCTGCAATGCTATTTTGGATATAAGAACCTATTGCATAATCTTCAGCAGGCCATTCTTGTGTTGACATCTATGCTTTCCGCTAGTGACTCTATATTTTCTTTTTTACACTCCTAGTATAAACAATGAATCGTCTTATTGTTGCATTTAAATCGTTTCCCATAAAATTTAAGCTCATATTAATGGGGGCAGGGCTTATCTTTGCCTATATCATTTCTAGGTAACTAGCGAGGTAGCCTCGTTGCTTGGCAAACAGGATTCATCTAGAGAGGAATAAGAAATCCTGTTTGCAACAGCTACACTAGCTCAAATTTTACCCCCTAATCGATAACCTGTGCCGGGGAATCTGGGGTCAGAGGAAAAAGTAGAGTCATCTTTATTCGGGGAAAAAAAACCATAGTTAGAGGGGGAGTGCGTGTCTTCTGAATTTACAAACTCGTCGTTTTTAAATCCTATAAAGATCAGAAAATCCTTAATTTCTGCAAATTGTTGCCCATCAATAAAGCGTTCATTCCTATTACATTCACGGGAAAAATGAGATAGTGTCAAAATCATGACCAAGAACGTCATAATAGCTGCAATTGGAGCAATTGATGGCGGAAAAAGAGCCAAGACTAATACAATTAAAATAACACTTGTAAGAAAACAAGCTAAACCATAATAAACGCTTCTCTCGTTTTTTGAT harbors:
- a CDS encoding class I SAM-dependent methyltransferase, translating into MSTQEWPAEDYAIGSYIQNSIADNYLQYLTIKPTDRVLDIGCGNGAFSSKVIDKIPQGLFLGIDTSENMLKLARKEMANYPNASWQKGNVLTMEFNQQFDYIVSFWCLQWCLSDIETAFQNIYHALKPDGKVLTIFPSGDDPFVTSYSKVKASGEFNSLNNFKPVAVDQYEFVRMQERIALLPFKQIKIERVKHKLLLPSLDIFRKFVNGIAFFQGQIPTEEIAAINEAIVRVYKQECEEKYQGEYWFILSIYVITAEKW